In Parasegetibacter sp. NRK P23, the genomic stretch CCCTGTGGACACAAAGGCTTCATAAGTAGGATCACCTCTTTTCACGATATTAAAATCGCCGAGCACCAGCAGCGTATGGTCCCAACTGTGTAATTCATCCGCCCAGTCTTTTACCCAGTTGGCGATGGCTTTCAGTTCGGGCACCCTGTCGGCGCTCCTGTCGCCATACAACACGTGCATGGTAAGTAGAACAAAAGTTCTTCCCCCAGACAAGAAACTAACGGCATAGGGTGTACGTACGAACTGCCTTTGCAGGGCATCGGCTCCAATCATGCGGTTGGCTTCCAGCACTTCATGGGGCACTACGATTTCGCAGGCGAGGCCGGACAATTTCACTTTCCGCGTATCGTAAATGAACGCGAGCCTTTCATAATTTCCGGAACCTGAATTGTTGACATCCGTCATCAGAAAGGCCCAATCGGAGCCGAGAAGCTTCATGGTATGGCGTAAGCATTTGAGGTTGGCCCTTACTTCCTGCACGGCGATGATATCGAACCGTTTTATTATTTCCACGATAGCGAGGAGGGAATGAAGGTCGCGTTTGGGCGACTGATTCGGCCCGGCTTCCCAGGCTTCCGTGAAGTCACCGAAAGCACGGATGTTCCAAGTGGCGATGAGTATGTTGCGATCGAGTTGCTTGGCGGGAATGGAAAGTGAAAGATCAATCGACAAATCTGTCAACTCCTGCTGAATAAATGGCGGTGGCGTATCGAGGATGGATGGCATGAACAAATCGTTGGTTTCAGCATGAATGTAGTGATTTTGTGATTGCGTTCAAAACCACTACATTCTGTCAACACAAATTACGCGGCGGTCATTACAATGCCTTTACCCTGCCTGAGCGCATATTGCACTTGTTCATCAACTGTATCTCCCACTGGAAATCCGGGTATTGCTGCTGAAAACCCTCCGCAACGGTTTTACCCGAAACACATAATCCATACCTCATGGAAACGCGTAGAACACCCTGGTTAACGGTTCCTGAAATGAGTTTTACATTATAGCTGTTGTGTCCTATCGACCAATCTGCACCAGGACTCTTAAAATAGAGCCTAACCGGATAACAGGTAGTGCTTGCATCGCATAACGCGGAATAAGACCCGTCAATCAGAATTCCCGGACCGTCGGCAGTGAACGGTACCAGAAAGGAAAGGGTTCCGGCAGTGCCATCGGAACAGGCAAGTGTGATATTGCCGATAACGGGTGCATGTACAATCGCGGGATCGCATTCCACCGATAACTTAAAATTCAGTTTGGCCACCTGTTCGCCTTTGTAAAGAATCGTTACATGAGTGGATTGATCGGTCTTCTCATTGGTGGACAACTTCAAACTAAAACCATCATCACCGGGGACCAACTGGTGGTTCACGAGACTGTTGCCCACCTCTCCGATGGTTACATCGCTGTAATGAATGTACAGTTGTCTGTTGTCTTTATTCACCAGTTTGAAATCCCGCGCCACATTGTTAAAAACGATGAAAGGCGTGGACAGAACGGGTGCGCCGTTCACTTCAACCACCTTCGGTTCCATGTAGGAAAGCGACAACGAATGCTCCAGCGGCTGCTGTCCTTCTCCCCCCACCAGTGTGCAGCGCGATTTCAGGCTTGAATAACTTTTATAGTTGGTGATCGTGTAGGGGTCAATCTGAAAAACGAGCAAGCCGTTTGCCGGAACAGAAGCTTTTGCGGTTTTATAAACGATGTTACCGGAGGCGGACATCAGTTCAAAGTCGGCAAAAACAGGCTTTTTCGTAAAAGGAAGTTTCGTATCCGCATCGTTAACAACATAAGTGAACTTTGCGGTGATATCGGTTACTTCATCATAATTCATATCCGATGCGGCGGGCACCAGCGCGAGTTCCAGTGAAGGTTCCGCTTTCAGTTTACGCAGTTGCTCTTCCAGGCTTTTCAGCAATCCGGACAATGCCGCGGATTCCCATTTGAGCCCTGACAATTTTCCGGTAACGGCTTTTAATACGGCGGAGAGTTTTGCCCTTGCATTTTCGAGCAGTTGTATCTTTTCCAGTTTGGGCTTATAGGCATCGAGAGATTTGATGGCATCCAGCGCTTCGGTGAACGCGTTCTTAATAGTTGAAAGCGCCGGATAGCTGTCCCATGCGAGTCCGCCGCAGGCGTGGTATTGCAGGTGATTGTCGATGGTTTTGTCCAGGTCTTCCGCAGGCTGCGGCTGCGCGCAATTCCAGGGATCCGTTCCCTGTTGCTGGCGGAAAGCTGAATAGCCGGCGGCTTTCTCCCCATCATTAAAATAAGCGCTTTTCAACACCTCTGGTTCTCCCCCGCCTGTTTCGTCCAATACAGCGATCTCAAAGTTGTTGTTACCGAAAGCCCTTTCTTCCAATACCAGTCCATCGGATACACCGCCCGTTGTAGTGTAATAACGACTGCTTCCCGTAGCCGGGTTGATGTGGCATACATACGCATGCTGTCCGTTGTTGAAAGTGAGCACCGTTGCGGAAATAAAGGCCACGCGCCCCTGCGCGTCGGTACTGGCATAAGCCGCAAGGGTATCGTTACCGAACACCAGCTTCATGGCGAGTTGTGCTTCCTGACCGGGCAACAGGTCCGTTTCAAAATAAATATTTCCCAATCCGGGAACTTTTGCCGCATTGTATGCAGCATCGGCACTACGCTTTTCTTCAGGCGTAGGCGTGGCATCCTTTTTTCCACAATTTAAAAATGGAACCAGCAGCAATAGTAATATTACCTTCTTCATACGGTAGAGATTATGTTTTTACCTGGGATATTGAGCAGAAGACGAACACCGCCTTCAGGCGGCAAATTACAATAGGCGTTTATGGGAGACAATACCCATAAATAGGTACATAGCAGACCCTGCAATTAGAAAGAAACACATTTAATGAATCGTTCCACTACGATTGAAATATGTTTCTGCCAGAAAAAATAACTGATCACTTTCAGTACTCGTAAGATGAGGTGAATTCCGACTACCACCAGCGAAATACACTCCGACCAGAAGAGGCTTAAACACGCGGGCCAGCACTGCGTTTTCTATAAAAAAAGGACTTTATTTCAACTGGTCCAATATGGCGCATTTCATTCGTGTAAAATCCAGCACAAGTACTTTTTCCTGAAAGAATTCATTCCCGATCAAACCCAGCGTTCCCGCCTCCCTGAAGATATTGGTATGGAATTTATCCGGATCCGGGTGAATATAAAGTTTCGGCTGCTTGATCTCCATTTTACCGATGAATACTTTCTCTTTAAAAACACCGCCGGGCACATCGTGCGACTTTCCCCAGGTGGTGATGTTCCGAAGTGTATCGGTGTAATTTACAGCCGGAAGTTCACCAAGGAAGGACGCGGTGGATTTCAGCGGGAACAAACTCGCGCCGCTGTCGTAGAAGAAACGGAGTTTTTTTCCGCCCACGGTAACCGGAAGAATGATGCGGTTCTGATACAACATGAAATCCACCACATTGCGTTCCTTTTTAGCATAAAACGCCTCCTTTAACACTGATGTGAATCCGATTTTATTGTCTTTGAAATTGATGACCAAAACCCCATCCCGGAACAGGTCAATGCCAATGGTTCCGATGGTAGCGGAAGCGCCCCTGCTTTCCAGAATTACAGCAGGTTCCACCGCATTGCCATAATTTTCCATTACGCCCAACCGGTTTTTGGGCAATAACTTTCCGCTGATACGCACCAGTGGGTTCGCCACCTGGGTAAAGCCGTCCAGTCTCGTACTATCGGTAATGAAGAACCGTTTTCCCAGGTATGGATACGCTGCCACGAAGGAGTTCCAGAGTTTGCCATAGAAAAAAGTACGGGGCGAGCCCGTATCGAACTGCCAGCGGAAATTAAAGTCAATGGTATCAATTCGTGAACGAAGCATCATCGCGTCCCGGGGATATTGTTCATCCCCATCCCAATAGAAATCGTACCATAAAGTTCCGGGAAAAAGGAGTGTATCCTGCGCGGCCAGACGTTGACCGGAAAGAAGGACCACAAGGATCAGAAGTGTTTTTCTCATGGGAAGTCAGTTTCCATATCAAAGTACTGATTTTAGATTTTTTTTCAAAATCGCTTCATGTTCGCGAAGGAGAACTTTGATAAGAACTGGTAACTTAAAAGTAAAAAAGGACGCTCAGCATCGCATAAGAGAAAATCATTCCCATAAGGACCCAAATAAAAAGAGGGCGCATCGCAAAATGGACACGCCCTCGCGGTTCAATTTCTATTAACTGTTACGCGATATCAAACCTGTCCAGGTTCATCACCTTGTTCCAGGCCGCCACGAAATCTTTCACGAATTTTTCCTTAGCGTCGTCGCTGGCGTACACTTCAGCGATGGCCCTGAGTTCGGAGTTGGAACCGAATACCAGGTCGGCGCGGGTGGCGGTCCACTTCGCTTTTCCGGTGGCGCGTTCGCTGCCGAGGTAGAGTTCCTTGTCGTCGGACATTGCTTTCCAGGCGGTACCCATATCGAGCAGGTTTACGAAAAAGTCGTTGGTCAGCTTACCCGGCTCTTTGGTGAACACACCGTGAGCGGAGCCATCGTAATTGGCGTTCAGTACGCGCATGCCTCCTACCAGCACGGTCAGTTCCGGAGCGGTAAGGGTGAGCAGCTGGGCCTTGTCGATGAGCATTTCCTCGGTAGAAACGGGTAAACGGGAAGCCCTGTAGTTGCGGAAGCCATCGGCTTTGGGTTCGAGGTAGCCCATTGATTCCACGTCGGTTTGTTCCTGCGAAGCATCCATACGTCCGGGCGTGAAAGGCACTTTAATGTCATGTCCCGCTTCGTAAGCGGCTTTTTCAACGGCCGCGCAACCGCCCAGTACAATCAGGTCGGCAAGTGATACTTTTTTGCCGCCGGTTTGCGCGTTGTTGAATTCGTGTTGAATACCGGTAAGTACGTCCAGCACTTTTTGCAGTTGCGCCGGGTTGTTCGCCGCCCAGTTCCTTTGTGGTTCCAGCCTGATGCGGGCTCCGTTCGCCCCCCCGCGTTTATCGGAGCCCCGGAACGTGGCCGCGGAAGCCCAGGCGGTGGTCACGAGTTCGGATAAAGTGAGTCCGGAGGAAAGTAACTTTGCTTTCAGGTCCTGAACATCCTGCTCATTCACCAGTTCATGGTCCACAGCGGGTATAGGATCCTGCCACAGCAGTTCTTCCGCCGGAACATCCGGGCCCAGGTAACGGGCACGCGGCCCCATGTCGCGGTGCGTTAATTTAAACCAAGCTCTTGCGAACGCGTCGGCGAAGGCATCGGGATTTTCCAGGAAACGCCGGGATATCTTTTCGTATGCAGGATCGAAGCGCAGGGACAGATCGGTCGTTAGCATGGTGGGCAGGTGCTTTTTCGAGCCATCGTAGGCATCGGGAATGATGCTGTCCGCATTCTTCGCCACCCATTGGTGCGCACCGGCCGGACTTTTAGTGAGTTCCCATTCGAAGGCGAAGAGGTTCTCGAAAAAGTTATTGCTCCATTGCGTGGGGGTTTTGGTCCATATTACTTCCAGTCCGCTGGTAATGGTATCGGCACCTCTCCCGGAGCCGTAGCTGCTGCTCCAACCGAAGCCCTGTTCTTCAATGCCTGCCGCTTCCGGCTCTTTGCCCACATGCGTGGCGGGTGCGGCGCCATGTGTTTTTCCGAAGCTGTGGCCGCCTGCAATCAACGCCACCGTTTCTTCATCGTTCATGGCCATGCGACCGAAGGTATCACGGATATCCTTAGCCGCAAGTACGGGATCAGGATTACCATCGGGACCTTCAGGGTTCACGTAGATCAATCCCATCTGCACAGCGGCGAGTGGATTTTCCAGGTTGCGGGAATGTATCTTGCCATCGGCATTGTCGTCGGAGGATACCACACCATGTTCTTTGGGCACCCCTTCAGAGCCATGCGCGTAACGGATATCGCCACCCAGCCAGGTGGTTTCAGAACCCCAATACACTGATTCATCGGGTTCCCACACATCTTCCCTTCCGCCCGCGAAACCAAAGGTTTTAAAGCCCATGGATTCCAGGGCCACGTTACCAGTGAGTATCATAAGGTCGGCCCAGGATATTTTTTTACCGTATTTCTGTTTAATGGGCCAGAGGAGCCTGCGCGCCTTATCAAGGCTCACGTTATCGGGCCAACTGTTCAGGGGCGCAAAGCGTTGCTGTCCCGCTCCCGCACCGCCACGCCCATCCCCTACACGGTAGGTACCGGCGCTGTGCCAGGCCATACGGATGAATAATGGTCCGTAATGACCGAAATCCGCCGGCCACCAGTCTTGCGAATCCGTCATCAAAGCATGAAGGTCTTTTTTTACCGCTTCAAGGTCCAGGCTTTTAAAGGCTTCCGCGTAATTGAAGTCTTTGTCCATAGGATCTGAAGCGGGAGAATTCTGGCGCAGCACGCCGACCTTTAACTGAGTCGGCCACCAGTCGCGGTTTCGTGTACCACCTCCGGCAACGCTTTGTTTCATTTTACCGTTGTGGAACGGGCACTTACTGATGTCGTTTGATTCCTTTTCCATGTGTATAAGTTTTGTTCGATGATTTGAAATTGCTTCTATTAAAGTACGTAAAATTAGGGGTTGGCAGCAGTAAACAAAATCAATGTATTTTATTATCGAATAGCTTTAGTCTATATATCTCCTCCGAATCAATCTTTTAGAATAAGCACCTGCACTCCGTATCAGAATATTTTAAAAGATAACCGAAGTGTTTACAGATTGAAATGGATGTCTTGGTTAAAGCATGTTTTTTCACTGAAGCAGCAGAGCAGTAACACGTATGTGCATCACGGTATTTCAACGGTGGGTGACGCAGGAAAACAACGTCGGTGGCACCGCTTTTCCAAACAAGATAAGCATAGCCTTCCTGAAAGCGGCTTTCCAAATCCACATCATCAGTGTAAACACCCATCCCGGAAGAAGATTTTCCCCCGCTCTACCCAAGAAGCATAACGGGTAAGACAATCCATTACCACTTTCAGTTCCATGAAGCAATTTTGAAAATGATTTCAGCAGGTAAACCGGATACTATGTATAAGGTATGAAATAAGACACTGGTCATCTACTAATGAAGGATTTTAAAAACATGTCCTAAACCATTGTCCGGAAATCCTGTTATCAGCGGGTGAAAAGTACAATATCAGATCAGGCAACCGGTGCGTCCAAACTACTGAACACCATTTGTTCCAGGAAACGCACCACGCCAGCATCATCGGGCTCTTGCGCAAAATCGGTGAGTGAGGGCAGGTGGTGTTTAAAAAAGAACTGGTAATGCGCCAGCTCAAGGAGTGAACTGGAAAGTGAACGGGGATATTTATAGGAAGGGTTGTACGCTGTGAAAATATCGGCTATTCTTCCACAAAGATCTTTGTAAGGTTTAAAGAGGCGGTCGCGGTTGTCTTCTTCCACATGCTTGGTCAGGTAGGGTTTGCTTCCTTCCGTAATCGCCACTTCGTACAATCTTGTTTTGTCGATGTGCTCGAAAGTAAACTCATCCTTCAACCGGGACGTGAGCAGTTTGATGACCGTTAGCACTTTTTCGCGTGCGGAGCCCATGTTGTGGGTATGGTAAACGATCTGGTATTCGAGCCAGGTCCAGAACCAGGCGATAATATAAGTGAGCAGCCGGTGCTTGTTTTCGAAATATCTGTATATACTTGCTTCCGTGGTGCCGATTTCCTGGGCAAGTTTTTTAAACGTAAAATCTTCAAAACCCATTTTATGGATCATCAGAATACTATGCTGCACAATACTCCTGCCCAACGCCGATTGTTCGGGGTCGCGGAGGTAGAGCTTGGGGTTCATTTTAATCTGAATCTGGAAGTCCATAAGAACGAGATTAGAGCAAAATTAGAATATTATAACTTTCATTAAATATATTTATCCTTTCATTAACAATAGTAATACTATTATTTAAGTTAGTAAATATAATTTTGTTCAGCAAAAAAGAAATACCCCTATGCAGCAAAAAACTGCTTCCATGTCGGCCGCTATCCGTCAATTGAACCAGGTACTTTTCCCGGACCGGAAAGACGTGGTGGCCATGTACATATTCGCTTTGTTCGCGGGGTTGGTGCAACTTTCGCTGCCGCTTGGCATTCAGTCCATTATCAACTTCGTCATGGCGGGCACATTTTCAACCAGTATTGCCGTACTGATCGGGCTGGTGGTGTTCGGAGTATTTATCGCCGGCCTGTTACAGGTGCGTCAGTTGCAGTTGCTGGAGAAGGTGAAACAAAAAATATTCGTCCGGTATTCCCTTGAATACAGCGACCGTATCCCCAAACTCAACATCGAAAAGCTGGATGGCGAATACCTGCCTGA encodes the following:
- a CDS encoding endonuclease/exonuclease/phosphatase family protein, which codes for MPSILDTPPPFIQQELTDLSIDLSLSIPAKQLDRNILIATWNIRAFGDFTEAWEAGPNQSPKRDLHSLLAIVEIIKRFDIIAVQEVRANLKCLRHTMKLLGSDWAFLMTDVNNSGSGNYERLAFIYDTRKVKLSGLACEIVVPHEVLEANRMIGADALQRQFVRTPYAVSFLSGGRTFVLLTMHVLYGDRSADRVPELKAIANWVKDWADELHSWDHTLLVLGDFNIVKRGDPTYEAFVSTGLQVPQELESFSRTIFKDSYSYYDQIAWFNNTLSLQYKTGGVYDFRDKVLKQRNYTTRELSYRISDHFPLWAEFGV
- a CDS encoding retropepsin-like domain-containing protein gives rise to the protein MRKTLLILVVLLSGQRLAAQDTLLFPGTLWYDFYWDGDEQYPRDAMMLRSRIDTIDFNFRWQFDTGSPRTFFYGKLWNSFVAAYPYLGKRFFITDSTRLDGFTQVANPLVRISGKLLPKNRLGVMENYGNAVEPAVILESRGASATIGTIGIDLFRDGVLVINFKDNKIGFTSVLKEAFYAKKERNVVDFMLYQNRIILPVTVGGKKLRFFYDSGASLFPLKSTASFLGELPAVNYTDTLRNITTWGKSHDVPGGVFKEKVFIGKMEIKQPKLYIHPDPDKFHTNIFREAGTLGLIGNEFFQEKVLVLDFTRMKCAILDQLK
- the katG gene encoding catalase/peroxidase HPI — protein: MEKESNDISKCPFHNGKMKQSVAGGGTRNRDWWPTQLKVGVLRQNSPASDPMDKDFNYAEAFKSLDLEAVKKDLHALMTDSQDWWPADFGHYGPLFIRMAWHSAGTYRVGDGRGGAGAGQQRFAPLNSWPDNVSLDKARRLLWPIKQKYGKKISWADLMILTGNVALESMGFKTFGFAGGREDVWEPDESVYWGSETTWLGGDIRYAHGSEGVPKEHGVVSSDDNADGKIHSRNLENPLAAVQMGLIYVNPEGPDGNPDPVLAAKDIRDTFGRMAMNDEETVALIAGGHSFGKTHGAAPATHVGKEPEAAGIEEQGFGWSSSYGSGRGADTITSGLEVIWTKTPTQWSNNFFENLFAFEWELTKSPAGAHQWVAKNADSIIPDAYDGSKKHLPTMLTTDLSLRFDPAYEKISRRFLENPDAFADAFARAWFKLTHRDMGPRARYLGPDVPAEELLWQDPIPAVDHELVNEQDVQDLKAKLLSSGLTLSELVTTAWASAATFRGSDKRGGANGARIRLEPQRNWAANNPAQLQKVLDVLTGIQHEFNNAQTGGKKVSLADLIVLGGCAAVEKAAYEAGHDIKVPFTPGRMDASQEQTDVESMGYLEPKADGFRNYRASRLPVSTEEMLIDKAQLLTLTAPELTVLVGGMRVLNANYDGSAHGVFTKEPGKLTNDFFVNLLDMGTAWKAMSDDKELYLGSERATGKAKWTATRADLVFGSNSELRAIAEVYASDDAKEKFVKDFVAAWNKVMNLDRFDIA
- a CDS encoding TetR/AcrR family transcriptional regulator, whose product is MDFQIQIKMNPKLYLRDPEQSALGRSIVQHSILMIHKMGFEDFTFKKLAQEIGTTEASIYRYFENKHRLLTYIIAWFWTWLEYQIVYHTHNMGSAREKVLTVIKLLTSRLKDEFTFEHIDKTRLYEVAITEGSKPYLTKHVEEDNRDRLFKPYKDLCGRIADIFTAYNPSYKYPRSLSSSLLELAHYQFFFKHHLPSLTDFAQEPDDAGVVRFLEQMVFSSLDAPVA